In Populus trichocarpa isolate Nisqually-1 chromosome 7, P.trichocarpa_v4.1, whole genome shotgun sequence, the following proteins share a genomic window:
- the LOC7483132 gene encoding LOB domain-containing protein 36 isoform X1, with the protein MSSSNSPCAACKFLRRKCTQECVFAPYFPPDQPQKFASVHKVFGASNVAKLLNELNAAQREDAVNSLAYEAEERLRDPVYGCVGLISILQHRLKQLQNDLYCAKKELANYIGPQAMLPMVMQPQHMGNPSSSTVMQHSVMPMMGIPSVGQMGMRAEAHQHQNHHVHPQQLYEAQQLAAVVAAREQEILRAYEQQQQQHHQQEIVRFNGGLEPANSVSDTGYNQINPSAAMPSSLALGTFDNTFQIQPQGEPHPNQLQAQVLLQPQQIQQHPKSESEEGRRSTVGPSC; encoded by the coding sequence ATGTCTTCTTCCAACTCTCCATGTGCGGCATGCAAGTTCTTAAGGAGAAAATGCACGCAAGAATGTGTTTTCGCACCTTATTTTCCACCGGACCAGCCTCAAAAATTTGCAAGTGTCCATAAGGTATTTGGTGCTAGTAATGTTGCTAAACTTTTGAATGAGCTCAATGCTGCACAACGTGAAGATGCTGTTAATTCACTTGCCTATGAAGCTGAAGAACGGCTCCGTGATCCTGTTTATGGCTGTGTTGGGCTAATTTCAATTCTTCAACATAGACTGAAGCAACTCCAGAATGATCTTTATTGTGCTAAGAAAGAACTAGCTAATTATATAGGGCCTCAAGCAATGCTACCTATGGTGATGCAGCCACAACATATGGGTAATCCTTCTTCTTCAACTGTGATGCAACATAGTGTGATGCCAATGATGGGTATTCCTTCTGTTGGACAAATGGGGATGCGTGCAGAGGCTCATCAACATCAAAACCATCATGTCCATCCTCAGCAACTCTACGAGGCTCAACAGTTGGCTGCTGTGGTGGCTGCAAGAGAGCAGGAGATATTAAGGGCTTATGagcaacagcaacaacagcACCATCAGCAAGAAATTGTGAGATTTAATGGTGGACTTGAGCCAGCTAATTCAGTTTCTGATACTGGGTATAATCAGATCAATCCCTCTGCTGCCATGCCATCCTCTTTGGCTCTAGGAACTTTTGACAACACTTTTCAGATTCAACCACAAGGAGAGCCCCATCCCAATCAGCTTCAGGCACAGGTTTTGCTTCAGCCACAACAAATCCAACAGCATCCAAAATCTGAAAGCGAGGAAGGTAGGAGGAGTACTGTTGGTCCTTCTTGTTGA
- the LOC7483132 gene encoding LOB domain-containing protein 36 isoform X2 encodes MSSSNSPCAACKFLRRKCTQECVFAPYFPPDQPQKFASVHKVFGASNVAKLLNELNAAQREDAVNSLAYEAEERLRDPVYGCVGLISILQHRLKQLQNDLYCAKKELANYIGPQAMLPMVMQPQHMGNPSSSTVMQHSVMPMMGIPSVGQMGMRAEAHQHQNHHVHPQQLYEAQQLAAVVAAREQEILRAYEQQQQQHHQQEIVRFNGGLEPANSVSDTGYNQINPSAAMPSSLALGTFDNTFQIQPQGEPHPNQLQAQVLLQPQQIQQHPKSESEEALI; translated from the coding sequence ATGTCTTCTTCCAACTCTCCATGTGCGGCATGCAAGTTCTTAAGGAGAAAATGCACGCAAGAATGTGTTTTCGCACCTTATTTTCCACCGGACCAGCCTCAAAAATTTGCAAGTGTCCATAAGGTATTTGGTGCTAGTAATGTTGCTAAACTTTTGAATGAGCTCAATGCTGCACAACGTGAAGATGCTGTTAATTCACTTGCCTATGAAGCTGAAGAACGGCTCCGTGATCCTGTTTATGGCTGTGTTGGGCTAATTTCAATTCTTCAACATAGACTGAAGCAACTCCAGAATGATCTTTATTGTGCTAAGAAAGAACTAGCTAATTATATAGGGCCTCAAGCAATGCTACCTATGGTGATGCAGCCACAACATATGGGTAATCCTTCTTCTTCAACTGTGATGCAACATAGTGTGATGCCAATGATGGGTATTCCTTCTGTTGGACAAATGGGGATGCGTGCAGAGGCTCATCAACATCAAAACCATCATGTCCATCCTCAGCAACTCTACGAGGCTCAACAGTTGGCTGCTGTGGTGGCTGCAAGAGAGCAGGAGATATTAAGGGCTTATGagcaacagcaacaacagcACCATCAGCAAGAAATTGTGAGATTTAATGGTGGACTTGAGCCAGCTAATTCAGTTTCTGATACTGGGTATAATCAGATCAATCCCTCTGCTGCCATGCCATCCTCTTTGGCTCTAGGAACTTTTGACAACACTTTTCAGATTCAACCACAAGGAGAGCCCCATCCCAATCAGCTTCAGGCACAGGTTTTGCTTCAGCCACAACAAATCCAACAGCATCCAAAATCTGAAAGCGAGGAAG